Genomic window (Marmota flaviventris isolate mMarFla1 chromosome X, mMarFla1.hap1, whole genome shotgun sequence):
AGGGAAAGGTGGGCACGGTGGAGGGCGGTGGAGGGCGGGTTTGTCATAAAAGGAGGGAGCTGATGAGGGCATGGGAAACTTCAGACAAGCAAAACCTGTAATCATAAAAGGGACCCTTTGATCCATGCACTGGCTTCTTCACCAAGTACTCCCGTTTGTCTACAGTATTCTTGGTCTTTCGAGCGCGACAGAAATCGAggtgagggaagaggaaggaaaatctCCTGGATCCCTGCAGGTCAGTGGAAGGGTGTAATTGCTTCAGGTCCCTTTGGGTGGGGGTGGAAGTGTGGATAACACCAAAGCACATCCCGGGGGCGCCGCAGCCTCTCCCCATCCGGATTGAGCTCTGGAGGCCTGAGCAGAGCCTGCAGCGGAAATGGGGCGGGGGGAGTGGGGGAGACTAAAGAGGCATGcaagtggggaggggaggtcaGACACTGGGCTACCTCAGGTGAGACGCTGCAGATTGGGATGATTTGGGAAAGCCTGAAAGGGCGGGAGTGTGGGAGACCAGAGGTGAGGGAAGGGTTAATTGCTTCCGCGCTGCTCCCTTTTCGGTGCTGGGTGAGGCTTGTAGCAGGGCCTGCTGGGAAAATGGTGGGCTGGAGCTCCTGGAGCTTAGATGGAGCtggagccagagccagagccagagcggagggaagggaggtggaggaagaggtGGAGTCATGGGAGTTGAGCCCGAAGATCTTGCCCTGTCTAGTTGgaaaacttttttgaaaattagGGACCTGAATGAGAAAAGCCAGTCACTATGGGAACACATACTCTGTCTGTTTGCTTGGCACCTAGTCGctttgtatccttttttttttttttccctaggattAATTTATtccaaaaggaaataataaaaaaaaatcaacatgcaaaagtcttgtgaagaaaatgaaggaaaacagaaCATGCCAAAGGCAGAAGAAGACCATCCTTCCGAAGATGTACCACAGGAACCAGAAGGAAACCCTCAACCTTCCCAAGAAGGTgtaagccaggaagcagaaggaaacCTTAGAGGAGGGCCTGCCCAACCTGGCCAAGGATTTAAAGAGGACATACCTGTTAGGCATTTGGACCCTGAAGAAATGATTAGAGGAGTAGATGAGTTGGAAAGGCTTAGGGAAGAGATCAGAAGAGTAAGAAATAAGTTCGTGATGATGCATTGGAAGCAAAGACATTCTCGCAGCCGCCCTTATCCTGTGTGTTTCAGGCCTTGAATTCCTTTTTGTCTGATATTAAAATCGAGCCCCTGCTTTCTTTATGTTAGCATTTTCTGATGTATCTTTgactttcattttacttttaattacaTGGTGGTATTGTTTTAGGTAGTTTCTTTGTTATCAGCATTTcattggattttggattttgacCTACTTTCCAGGTTTATTTTTCAATTGGAAAGTTTCACACATATGCATGGAAATATGTTCATTCTGTATGTACAGTAAAAACGTAACAGGTTACAAAGCAGCATATTTAGTATCAGCTCACATATGTAGGATACAAttccaaattgtgtgtgtgtatacatacatacatatctcAAACTTAACTGTGCTTATTTCTGTGTGGTGTGaagttttgtatttgttttgctttttgcttatgtgtattttttaatgaatacctttcacacacacaaagaattgaagattttttaaataagtaatagTTGATCAAAAATAGTTTGCAACTAGCTTGTAAGGGCAATGGGGGCACCTAAACTCTTGATGAAATAACtataaaaaggaaatgtaaacCTCAAGTTACCTCTGGATTTCTTTGCCAGAGGAATAAAACTGGCAATCATTACAGATACAGTTGCTTAAGACTCAGTCTTTtcatggggaaaatatttgcctTACAGGGAAGCTGTGGGGAAGCAATGATACAGTAACACTGAACTCAGCATGATGGGACCTTGTTCCACCTATGCATACAGAACCCCAATTATTTGAGGGAGGGCCTGACCTGACTCAACCTGTACTCAGAAACAAGTCCAGGAAGCAGATGTGGGGACTTCATGCTcatcctctgccactgagccttaCCCCTGCCTTTTCCCCTGGGTCCCACTATGCCTACTGACCATGGCTGCTCCTTCTGCTGGGTCCTTTGCTCTCTGCTGCCCCCCTCCACTGCTGGTGCACTGAGGCCTTGGGTGACAAAACCTCACTAAGTTTCCTGGAATCCTCTGTGTTGAACTCCCACTGACTTCTTAAGCCCATCTCTGCTATATAATAATGCTTAAGATAAGTGGGACTGCTCTAGGCTTGCTGGGGCTGCAGTCAATATCTTGCATAATCCTCAGCCAAACAACCATTTCTGTTGTCAATCACAGGATCCTTTGTGTCCATAGGAGTCTCATGTGATGTGTTCATTTGGAAGTTGGACTGGTATACAAGTATGAGTGAAAGACATGCTGTAGTCAGAGTTGCTTTTAAGTCCAAGGAGTAAGGTTTTGTCCTCTTGTGAGATGATCTCTCCCTGAGGGCTCTGGACAGGCCTGCCTTACTAGTTCAGGAGATTTGGGGGACATGATATTGGGAACAGATCTAAAGGAACAGTCCCCTACTCTCCATTCTATTCccctgaaatagaaaaatatttttaagaagaaggtgtgtgtgtctgATGGATAGCTCCCCTCCATTCCATCTTTTGTTGAAATTAGGGGGAAAATACAAACAATTTCAAAGGCACTAAGAATGTGATAAATATACTTGAAATAGGATGGCTACTCTATAAATGTTAGTGATTATATTGCCATTAGAACAGACTGTGTTTTCCTCCTGATAGCCCTCATATGCTTGTGGGTGTTTAactgatatatcatattttaatatttaattgatttcaaaTCATTATTACTAAGGAGCCAGAGTATTATTTAAGAGTCAGTATTTTTGTCCAAATTCTGTTGCTGAAGTATTTTTACAAGGCTTTTGATTTCATTTAGAGTTATGAAAAgcaatttcagaaaaaaacaggGCAGAAATTAGAATGCACTCCTAATGTTTTGCCAAAATATCTTGCATCGTCTCCTGCATCAGAGTCAGCTATGGAGCATCTTGAAAATGCTGATTTCTTGGTCCCATAGAAGTCCCACTGATTTATACTCTGGAGAAaggcttttaaaataacataGCTAACAAACTCCTCCACGTTATTATGATACACAATGAAGTATGAGGATATATATAGTTGGTATATATAGTTGCTTATATTGTAAATATGGaccctaaaatacaaaaaaaatgcaaatattcactgaaatttaggaaatagaaatcctgtacaaacatttattttttaagtaaggatttttaaagaaaaatatcaacagaTAAATACATAGAATTTAACAGCTTTCTGTTAACAAACAAAGACAAGATAAGAAACCGGGGGGGGGAAATGTAatgtaaaatgaatttttctttactGAACTCCTTGTTTAGCCTTGAATTCCTTTCTCCCATATGAGCAAAATGTATCAGAAACAAATTCCAACTTCTCTTATTGGGATCATTTCACAAAATTGAGCCAACCCTATACCCTTggtagttattttaattttttcaccaTATGATACCATTTATGGAGCTTTTCATGTCTCCAGATCATTCTTCAAGGTCATAGCAGCCTGATGGAATTCTGGCTGGAATGATGTAATATTGCAGGGGCTTACCGTGCCAGTTTTATAAGGCAGAAGACATCCAACCCTGGAACTCATGGGGAGAGGGGTGCAGGCAGGCTGTGGAAGGGATCCCCCAAGCCACACTCCTCTCCTGGCTGGGTCTGCTTTTGATTTCTCTGCTCCAGACTGAGGCAGCAATTAGGCCCTCCAGGATCAATGGCTGGGCTTTAAGGAACAGACTtactggaggaggaggatggtcCACACTGAGGTCGGAGCATGCTGCCTTTTCCTCCTTTGCCATTTCTCCTTGGGGGATCTTTTTGTAAGGGAGGAGGCCCCAAAGCTTCCAAGTTAGAAATATGCTTACAATAGTCTTTGAGCAGGCAGGTGTCTGCACCAGATAAGAGCAGGTAAATTGGGGTTGAAGCAGAGGGGGCTGACTCCTCCCTCAGTGTCCAGTGAAGTCGCCTCCAAAACAATTGGGCAAAATGAGGTTAGCCAGCAGACAAGACCTCACCCATCTCTCTCCCACCCGCCTTGCCCAGACTCCCAGGAGGGCCTAGGATATGCCCTGGCCTGTTTTCTTGGTTCTGTGATGACTTAGCTCTGTGTCTGCTTGGCACAGAGCATCTGATGTCTGAGTCAGCCCAGGCCCAGGAGTACAGGAGACCCCAGGTAAAGGGAGCTCACAAAGGCATGTGGTCCTGCAACTTGGGAGAAGAGAGGTGTCACCCCCTGTCTGAAAACACATGTGCACTGTAAACCCAGCCCTTGACTTGGAGATGAAGGCAGTCAGACTGTGAGCTGGTGTAAAGATACTTCTTAAGGCATCCATGGTGAAGGAAGCAATGTAATAAAGCTTTGCTCCTTAAGTCTGTTATCTGAGGAAACATTAGCATATTTCTGACATCCTAAAATATTGAATGGGCAATAAGGTGAAGACAAAATTCAAAACCTTGGGTTTAGGAGGGCAAATTGATAAAGTATATGACTTTAGAGCCACATAAACCTGGTTTTTTGTATGGGTTCTTCTCTCTAATGGTATGTGACCTTCTATATAAATCAATCATCCTCTTTCTTGGGGGGGACACCTCCTTTCTTGGAGACCAGGCCCTTTGAATTGTCCCAAGATATAAGATTAAACACGAAATTTCTTCTCTGCCACCATCATTGCTATTGTCAATCATTATCATCATGGCCAAGGGTGGCTGTTGAATGAACACTCAAAGGCTTTGTTTGGGCACAGGTTACATACATACTGTGAAATTTTGAAATAACCGTTTGCCAAGACTTGAAAATAATCCATTATTTAAAAGAGTAGACCCAGTATAATGGGAAAGCACCAGCTAGAATTGGATTTTCTGCCAATAAGAAGTGTACCGTGAGATTGGTTCATTTATCTATAAAATtagttatattcatatatgaaatgaGACTGGGTTGTAGAAAGTAAATGCAGTAAACTAAATGAAATGTCAGGCATATAATAGACCACAAAAGAATGTTATATTGTAAATAATCATTATTGtcactatcatcaccatcatcatcaagTGGTGATGTTGAGATAATACTCCTATAGGAACTCAAAAAGTAGGTGCTTCTTGACCcttttaaagcaaaaatcaaaGCTTGTTCCTTTTGTTCAACCTTCTTCCTTTTATAAAAGAAGCAGTTTTTATACCAGCTAAATACGATAAATTattcatttggaattttaaaagtcataactGAATTTTGTacccatttacattttttaaaatatttattattttattttattttgtttaaaatatttatgtagttgaacaaaatacctttattttatatatttatttttatgtggtgctgaggctcaaacccagggcctcgtagatgctaggcaagtgctctaccactgagccataaccccagcccccaattacATTTTTTATGCACTCTGGTGTTGTTTCTGTATTgcaggacaaaaataaaaaacctccACACTTTCACTTTATTTAGTTACCTGCCAGAAAATTTGATATCATGAGTACAATCTTGTTGTCCTAAATTATGTGATGTATAGATACATAATTGACACGGAaagctcttctttttaaaattcaaatatttaatgacTTCTTGATagagtatgttttaaaaatacataaattcataaacaaaaataatggttATAACTTACAAATCTGATACTATTTTATGattacactttttaattttaatttgttgtgtatgacagcagaattcattacaattcatattacacacattgagcacaatttttcatatctctggttgtacacagagtcacattattcgtgtctttatacatgtacttaggtaatgatgtccttctcattccaccatcttccctactcccctgccccctcccttcccctcactcccctctgccctatctagagtttgtctattcctcccatgctcccccctgcaactccattatgaatcagcctccttatatcagagaaaccattaggcatttgttttattgggattggctaacttcacttagcattatctcctccaattcgattcatttacctgcaaatgccattattttattctcttttatttctgagtaatattccattgtgtaaaatGCCACGTTTCTTAtgcattcacctactgaagggcatctaggttggctccacagtttagctattgtgaattgtgctgctataaacattgatgtggctgtgtccctgtagtatgctgcttttaagtcctttgggtatagaccgaggagtgggatagctgggtcaagtggtggttccattcccagctttccaaggaatctccatactgctttccatattggctgcacccagtctgcagtcctaccagcagtgtatgagtgtgcctttttccccacatcctcgccaacactaattgttgtttgcattcttaatagttgccattcagactagagtgagatgaaatcttagagtagttttgatagAAAGCTGTTCTTGGCATACTGTTTCATGAAAATGTTAGctatcactcacacacacacactcatacacaagTTAAGGATAATTGGCAAATTATGTAAAGtgaatattttagattatttttattagaaatttataGCTTCATCTTTATTCTTCTAtgtatttcagttttaatttttttcagtgagtatgtgttttaatcagctttctatcactgtgacaaaatagtTGGGGAAATAAACATAGagtaagaaagatttattttggctcatggtttcagtccatggtcacttgactCCGTTGCTTTTGACCAGATGCAAGACAGAACATaatggaggaagagcatggggAAGGTAAGCTATTCTCCTCATGACAgtcaggagagagaaagaaagagggggggggggggcgatgagagagaatggaagaaagaaaggggtctagggacaagatatagtccccaagggcatgccttCAAAGAACCACTCCCTTCACATAgttcccacctcctacagttctCATCACCTCCTAATACTCCATTCACCAAAATCATTTATACATCCCAGACTTTTCTCTCAAGACTTCATATTCGACAACCTACTGGAAATGACCACTTGGATCCAAATAAATATGAATCCAttgatgaattaatccattgataaaagttctcatgatctaattactttccaaaatgtcccacctctgaacattgctgcattggagatcaaactttcaacacatgagcctttagggAACATTTCAGATAAAAAGCATAACATAGATCTTTAGAAAATATCTttctgggtatggtggcacatgcttgtaaccctagtggctcaggaggctgaggcaggaggatggtgagttcaaagtcagcctcagcaaaaaggagGTGCCAAGacaagactttgtctctaaataaaatacaaaatagggcgggatgtggctcagtggttgagtgccccagagttcaatccctggtaccccaccccccctCAAATATCTTAAGGTTGAAAATTGCataattccatttcctttttctttagttgACATAGGGGCTGTTGCCTTTTTCAATGCCTCATTTGTGAGGCTGgggcatgcaggaggccctaggttctatcccccacaccaaaaaaagataaaggtattaattcctcatttgtttcttttatatcttACTTCTGAGAAGAATCTAGTATAAGTGTTGGACCTCCATGAATCCTGAATAAAAATCTTCCCTTCTCTATGGAAGGCCTTCTTTGCCACACTCTCCCTTGTTAACTTAATTTATGCTGTAGTTCTGTCTTTGGTCACATGATGGCATTTCATTGCTGCTTTATAAATATTCTCCCATAAAGTAACattactttctcaaaataaaatagaaataaatgtgactttcaagaacattattttattgatatatatgaACAGAAGAACACTGAAAGGAAATGCTATCAATTGTATTTGCTAGACTCCAAAATTCACAATTCATTTGCTTactcatccaacaaatatttattggaagcCAACTATATGTCAAAACTGTGCTAGCCAAAATCATTTATACATCCCAGACTTTTCTCTTAAGACTCCATATTCAACTACCTGTTGGAAATGACCACTTGGATTCACATAAATATATTATTGCTAAAAGCATATCAACATAACTCTGCATGGACACAACACCTCACTTTTAGCCAATCTAttctgtaatcctagaggcttatTTACATAAAGTGGAGACAGTATGCAAAAGCAGGGAAAGTGGCAGTTTTAGATTCAGAAAAGTCTGTATTGAAatagccatttttaaatttcaaaactctTATGATTGATATATAGGATTCTTAGAAACAGAAGAAGAGGATAAATAAGGTTTCAAATATATGCTATACCCATATTACATAGGGTTGAGTTAAAATCTCCAATATGCATTTGGCAATCATTGATAAAGATGATTTCAAGGCCtgcttcttttttgtttcaacatttattgaattcctGTTGACTACCCTGGGCTTTGGCTAGGTGCTAAGACAAAGCAGTGTACAAAACAAAGTTCTTGTCTTCATGTTGCTCATAGTCTAATTTACACTCTTTAAAAATTGAGGTAAAATTTACATACAgggatatgtggatgttaattgTACAATTAAAgtacaaatgtaaaaataagacattttaattGCTCCAGAAAGCTTTCTGTCCCTCTTTCTAGCCATTTCCCTACTAGTAATCACAAGttatttctatgaatttatattacttttttcatCTATAGAACTTCAGATAAATGGAATAGTATGTTAGATACTCTCTTCTGATTAGTATCACTCATCATTATAATGCTTTTAACATTTCATCTTTATAGCTGAGTACATTgggaatttattcttttaaaattattgctgtgtagtattccaagtataaatgcaaacaaaattttTATCCATTTGGATGTTATTGGATATATGTATTGTGTCTATTTTTactactataaatataacccttatgcacatttcatattttttgtgtacacatgttttcatttctcttggaaaaTACTTAGAAGTATAATGACTGGgtcatagaaaaggaaaatatttaattttgtataaaattgtcaaacagttttccaaagtgcccataccattttacattcataCCAGCATTTGTTTGAGAATTTCAGTTGTTCCACATTCTCATCAAAATATTAATGCTATGAAAGAGAGAAAGCTGGGGAACTATTCTAGGTTAAGCGATATCAGAATACATCTTAATTAAAAGTAGTGTTTGAGTAAGGACTGTAGGTCAGGTAATAGTATTATATCAGTGCTAAATTTTCTGAATGTCATCACAGCCACTGTAATGTGGTAGTAGGAGAGTGCTCTTGTTAGgagataaaatgatgaaaatattatgaTGTCTATTAGTAGTTCTGAAAGAGTTCAGTgctgaaaaattatatatatatatatatatatatatatatatatatatatatatatatatatataaagagagagagagagagagagagaaagcaattGGCAAAATACTAATTGGTGAATATAATCTAGATACAGAAACGTATTCTCTATATTATCCTTGAAAGTTTttgtgtatttgaatttttttttttttcaaaataaaacattgatcAGGGAGTGAGGCAGAGATATCTATCAGCCCTCCAGGAAAAGGTAGCTGAATCAGAGTAAGCAACAAGATATAAAAACTTTGGCTATATGTAAACATGAGATGATAGATTACACAAATCCCTTTATAGAGGAACAAAAAAAAGAGGGACAGCAAGCTAAGCTCTGCTTCTGGAAATAAACTAAGAAATTAATTCATAAGACCAGCTTGTTAGGAAAGACCACCACATATCTCCAAGACTTGTTCTTTTGAGAGTTAAGATAGCAATAGCTATACATCATGGATATGAACAGAttgcagagggaggaagagagctggggagactgagaacATCTAAGCATCTAATTAAGGTGAACTGGAAGCAACcttagagaaagaaacaaaaggagaatatagtttaataagaaaaaaacaaatttgttgtGTTAAATCAAAACCTCTGATACTAAG
Coding sequences:
- the Tceal8 gene encoding transcription elongation factor A protein-like 8; this encodes MQKSCEENEGKQNMPKAEEDHPSEDVPQEPEGNPQPSQEGVSQEAEGNLRGGPAQPGQGFKEDIPVRHLDPEEMIRGVDELERLREEIRRVRNKFVMMHWKQRHSRSRPYPVCFRP